Proteins found in one Plasmodium knowlesi strain H genome assembly, chromosome: 12 genomic segment:
- a CDS encoding protein phosphatase containing kelch-like domains, putative, with product MNNGSFKETNICRKEKQKGEIPAPRFGHTATYLGNSKVAIFGGAIGDAGKYNITDDIYIYDLSQNKWKKIVTENTPSARAAHAAACVDEQQLVIYGGATGGGSLSQDDLYILDLRKEQRYSWMTVPTKGVTPGRRYGHVMVFNKPNLIVIGGNNGQHTLNDVWFMHVELPPFEWVQVIISNNCKAPPPRVYHSADMCKEGPATGMIVIFGGRSAENKSLDDTWGLRQHRDGRWDWVEAPIKKGVPPEARYQHTAVFIGSKMFILGGRNDNGCAIPLSTALYNTETIEWVTLPAISKFRHTSWMHKHTIYTFGGFTHQTQQFPTNELECLDCCILVNATTGLDSEKRKTLKQSSLKQKQLSNENVKHLGGEVRSGSSSFKLNSQDVINPQQSSALASSQYAGTKQIYEMKNSAMAGNAVANVHNAQDVHNAQNVQQRNMLDSPSSSLFRLSSRPMSNKIRLAAHAHAVQETGSDFALLVRKISIDKLEEEGRKINNGVLCTPVNYISEFKNTVYDKIITTLLNPNITQFEIQYHHNAETIFTIPWGNISILCSIVMDIFKQEDMVLKLRAPLKIYGDIHGQYYDLMRLFQLYKCPVEEDLGEKLNAIGDIDSNDYLFLGDYVDRGSNSLEVICLLFALKCKYPKQIHLIRGNHEDMAINSLYGFQEECKRRLKEDINDKSSCWVQINQVFEWLPIGAIVEDKILCVHGGIGKSINTISDISQLRRPLVVSQVPQNLNEQKVTDLLWSDPTDNDSILGTIPNDIRDPDGTGHIVKYGPDRVHKFLEENDLQLIIRAHECVMDGFERFAGGKLITLFSATNYCNSHKNAGALLFIRRDLTVIPKLIYPAKDEVRFFNTWDTKMTELRPPTPPRNQPKMRELNFGAP from the exons ATGAATAATGGGTCGTTTAAGGAAACAAACATTtgcagaaaggaaaaacaaaagggagaaattcCAGCTCCTCGTTTTGGACACACAGCTACCTACCTTGGAAACAGCAAAGTGGCAATATTCGGCGGGGCCATAGGTGACGCAGGGAAGTACAACATAACagatgatatatatatatatgatttatcgcaaaacaaatggaaaaaaatagtaacgGAAAATACCCCATCTGCAAGGGCGGCGCATGCAGCTGCGTGTGTTGATGAACAACAGTTAGTTATATATGGAGGTGCAACGGGTGGGGGATCGCTATCCCAGGACGATTTGTACATACTAGATTTACGAAAGGAACAACGATATTCATGGATGACAGTGCCTACAAAAGGAGTAACCCCAGGCAGAAGATATGGACATGTAATGGTATTTAATAAGCCCAACCTAATAGTAATTGGTGGAAATAACGGTCAGCATACGTTGAATGATGTTTGGTTTATGCATGTAGAACTTCCTCCATTCGAATGGGTTCAAGTAATTATTTCCAATAATTGCAAGGCACCCCCTCCAAGAGTGTACCACTCAGCTGACATGTGCAAAGAAGGACCTGCAACAGGGATGATTGTCATATTTGGTGGAAGGAGTGCAGAGAATAAATCCTTAGATGATACATGGGGGTTGAGACAACACAGAGATGGAAGATGGGACTGGGTAGAAGCTCccataaaaaagggagtacCTCCCGAAGCGCGTTATCAGCATACTGCCGTTTTTATAGGCTCCAAAATGTTTATTTTAGGGGGTCGAAATGATAACGGGTGTGCCATCCCTTTGTCGACAGCGCTCTACAATACGGAGACAATTGAGTGGGTAACGTTGCCAGCCATTTCGAAATTTAGACACACCTCGTGGATGCACAAGCATACGATTTACACCTTTGGTGGGTTCACTCACCAGACGCAACAGTTTCCAACGAATGAGTTGGAATGCCTGGACTGTTGTATCCTGGTGAATGCGACCACTGGTTTGGATtcggaaaagaggaagacacTAAAGCAGTCTTCCCTTAAACAGAAGCAGCTCTCCAATGAAAATGTCAAGCATCTGGGAGGCGAAGTGCGAAGTGGTAGCAGTTCCTTCAAGTTAAACAGCCAAGATGTTATCAACCCGCAGCAATCAAGTGCACTCGCAAGTAGTCAATACGCAGGGACCAAACAAATTTACGAAATGAAGAATAGCGCCATGGCAGGGAATGCAGTGGCAAATGTACATAATGCGCAGGATGTACACAACGCGCAGAATGTACAACAGAGGAACATGCTGGACTCACCAAGCTCGTCTCTGTTTCGTCTGTCCAGTAGACCCATGTCGAATAAAATAAGGCTAGCAGCGCATGCACACGCAGTGCAAGAAACGGGGAGTGATTTCGCCTTGTTGGTTAGAAAAATATCCATTGATAAgttagaagaagaaggaagaaaaataaataacggTGTCTTATGTACACCAGTGAACTACATAagtgaatttaaaaatactGTATATGATAAAATCATTACTACATTGTTAAATCCAAATATAACACAATTCGAAATTCAGTACCATCATAATGCGGAAACGatttttacaattccttGGGGAAATATTTCTATCCTATGTTCCATTGTAATGGATATTTTTAAGCAAGAAGATATGGTACTAAAATTAAGAGCGCCCTTAAAAATATACGGAGATATACATGGACAATATTATGATCTCATGAGATTATTTCAATTGTATAAATGTCCTGTGGAAGAAGATTTAGGAGAAAAGTTAAATGCCATTGGTGATATCGATTCAAAtgattatttatttcttggTGATTATGTCGATAGAGGTTCCAACAGCTTAGAAGTTATTTGTTTACTTTTCGCGTTAAAATGTAAGTATCCCAAGCAGATTCATTTAATAAGGGGGAATCATGAAGATATGGCCATTAATAGTTTGTATGGATTTCAGGAAGAGTGTAAGAGGAGATTAAAGGAAGATATAAATGATAAGTCTTCCTGCTGGGTTCAGATAAATCAAGTTTTTGAGTGGCTACCTATAGGTGCTATTGTGGAGGATAAAATATTATGTGTTCATGGAGGGATAGGAAAAAGTATTAATACCATTTCAGACATATCTCAGTTGAGGAGACCATTAGTTGTTTCTCAAGTTCCACAGAATTTGAATGAACAGAAAGTTACAGATTTGCTTTGGTCTGATCCTACGGATAATGATTCCATTTTGGGAACAATCCCGAATGATATAAGAGACCCTGATGGTACTGGTCATATTGTTAAGTATGGACCTGACCGGGTTCACAAATTTTTGGAGGAAAACGATCTTCAATTGATTATACGTGCCCATGAATGTGTCATGGATGGCTTTGAGAGATTCGCAGGGGGGAAACTGATAACCCTTTTTTCGGCTACCAATTATTGTAATTCGCACAAGAACGCTGGGGCTCTACTCTTCATCCGTAGAGATCTCACCGTCATTCCGAAACTGATATACCCGGCCAAAGACGAAGTTCGCTTCTTCAACACGTG gGACACCAAAATGACCGAGCTCAGACCCCCGACACCACCAAGAAATCAGCCCAAGATGAGGGAATTGAACTTTGGAGCCCcatag